The genomic stretch AAGGGCAATCCGATCCTGGTCTTCGGGGTGCAGCATGTCTTCCAGCTCTGCAGGATCTCCAGGGTGCGCAGGAAACATTTGCAAAAACAGCTGGTTGTTGATGAATTCCGTGCCTTCACGGTTGGCCAGCCAGGCCGGTTCATCCAGTGCATCGAGCATCTGGCAGGCCATGGGGTCCACCCGCTGGAGGGGGCCAGAAGTCATGATGCTCCCTGCAATGCCCTGTTCATGCGTTCAGTGTACCCAATGATGCTGTCACCGAACTGTCATCCTGAATGCTTGCTTCACGCTGGCCTTCCCAGCTGGAACTGAAACAGGTTTTTCAGGAACCCTCACCCTCATGCTCCAAAAGCCTGTGCTGCAAGGCACCATGGGCTTCCCGGACCAGGACTTGCTGCCCTTCACGTCCTCCCCATTCCTCCAGGTTGTGCAGTTCATCCAGCCACATCAGCGGTTGTGTTGCGGCCGCCTCAAGGGCAGTCTGCACCTGTTCCACCAACCTTTCTGGAATCCAGGCCAGCAGCACACCTTCGCTGGCTTTTTCACCAGGCAAATAAGCAAACCAGGTGTCCCATGGGGGCATGTAAATTTCATCGATGAACCCCTTTGAAGCCGGGACCCCTTCTCCCATGTAGGTGTCGGTTTCTTCTCCCACACAGAGGATGCGGCCTCTGAGGGTGGGTTCTCCCGCAGCGTTCAAGAGGGTTCTGCGTTTCTTAAGCAGGGTTTCAATTTCAGGGGCATTCAAAACAAGGTATCCCCAATCTTCTGGGTAATTCTGGGGCCTCAGCACAGCCGACCGCAGGCAGTTCTGCAGGGAAACCGAGTAGGTCATGGAGCGGTGATTGTCCAGCGGAATCACCCTCACTTCTGGTTCTTCTGCCTGATTCAGGGTGTGGTCCAGCAGGTGCTGTTCACACCAGAGACGGGTTTCCTGCAAGGCCTGCCAGTGCTGCTCCCAGAGCAGGGTCATGAATTCCACTTCCCACTGCTGAACACCTGCACAAACCTTGAAAACCGGTGTTTCTGTCCTGCTGTTTCGTTTTTCATGCTTGCTCCTTTTTCCTGGGGTTCCAGGCCGCACATCAGGTGTTTGAGGGCTGCATCTGGTGTTGCAGGGTGCGCAGGGTGACCAGCATCCACAACAGCACCAGAACCCCCACCAGCGCAGTTGCCATGTGCCTCAGCAGGGTCAGGTGGGTCACATCTGCAAGGGCAAAGGTGGCCGCGCTGAACACCCCCACCGGAAAGGTCAGTCCCCACCAGCCCAGGTTGAACGGCAGCCCGGTTTTCAGGTAACGGCAGGTGGTGAGCAGGGCCAGCACCAACCACCAGCATGCAAAACCCCACAGCACCAGTCCTCCCACCAGTCCGATGCCCTGCAGCACCGGGGTGAGGGATGGCAAATTCTGGGCTGCCAGCACGGGTCCAGCAGCCCCTCCCAGTTGCAGCAAGGCCAGGGCAGCGGTGGCCAGTGGCCCAATCGGCAAGAACATGCTGAGGGCCATTTCACGCCCAGGCAACTGGTGCTGGGTAAGTCGCAACACCAGCACGGTCAGCAGCATCAGGGCCAGCGGCACCGAGAAAGCCCACAGCACATAACTGGTGCACAACATTCCCCAGGCGTGCTGGGAGAGGTGCGGGATCAACAGCCCGGCACTGGCTGCAGTGACTTCCGGGGCCACCACCGGCAAGAGCCACAGGGCGGTCATTTCTTTCAGGGGATGCTGGCTGCGGGTGAACATGCGGTAAGGCACCAGCGTGCAGGTGATCAGGGCCAGCACAGCGTCCAGCATCCACAGATGCTGAGCAAAGGGCACCACCCTGCTGCCCCACAAAGGCAGCCCGTATTCCAGCAGGCCATTGATCACGGTGGCAAGGCCCATGGGGACAGCGCCCAGAAAAAGGCTCTGGGTGGGGTGGTCGAGCACCTGTCGGGTTTCTGTGGGGTACAGCAGGGCCTTGAGCCCGAACAGCACACTGAACCCGCAGAACAGCAGGGCATTCAGCATCCACAGCAGTTCACCGGTTTTGAACGCCGCTTCCCAGGGAAGCTTCCCCATCATCAGGGCGAGAATCCCGGTGCCCATGGTGATGGCATAAAGGTTGGGGGAAAAGTGCTGCACCAGAGGCAGGTGAAAGCTGGGATGAACGGTACGGTGCTGCATGGGTCTCAGCATAAAAGCCCTAAGATATCAAGGTCAAATCGAATTTTTGTCTGTTTTATTCAAATTTTTGATATCATGCGGGCATGCAGGTCAATCCTGAGCACCTCCTCACCTTTCTGGTGGTCGCAGAGCACGGCAGCCTCACCGCCGCTGGTGAACAGTTGCACCTCAGTCAGCCCGCCATTTCCAGCCAGCTGAAACAACTGACCACCGTGGTTGGAGAACCCCTGTTCCAGCGGCACCGCCACGGGGTCACCCTCACCAACACAGGACAGGGGCTTCTTGAACACGCCAGAACCGTGCAACGTGCCCTGCAAGGGACCCGTACTTACCTGCAAGACCTGCAGGGGTTGCAAACCGGAAATTTGCGGGTGGCGGCCAGCCTGACCATTGCAGCCACCTTGTTGCCTGGCATGCTGGCCCACTACCACCAGCAGCATCCGGGGGTGAAATTGCAGGTCCGGCAGGGCAACACCCGTGAAGTGCTGAATTTTCTGCTGAACAGCACCAGCGAACTGGCCCTGATTGAAGGCCCTCCTCCCCTGTTGCCCACAGATGTGCACTCTTTTGTGTTCCATCAGGACCATCTGGTGCTGGTGGCCAGCCCACAGCATCCCCTGGCCCATGAGCAGGTGCAAACCTCAGACCTGCAGCATCTTCCGGTGATCTGGCGGGAAGCAGGATCCGGCACCCGTGAAGTGGCAGAGCGTGCCCTGCAACAGGCAGGCCTTCAGGTGCAAACCGTGCTGGAACTCGCAGGCACCGAAGCCGTCAAAGAAGCGGTGCTGCAAAACCTGGGGGTGGCTTTCCTCTCTGAACGCTCGGTGCAGCGGGAAGTGCAAACCGGTCTGCTGGTGCAGCTTCCCGTTCCCCTGCAAGGCCTGCAGCGGGAATTCCGGGTGGTGGGTGGGCCTCCTGCCACCCAGTCCAGAGCCGTGCAGGCTTTTCTGACCCTGCTGCAGGACACCCCCTCATAACACCGTGATGTGGTTCCTCTGTTGCCGTTTGGACTGGTAAAGCCCCTGATCGGCCTGATGCACCAGTTGCAGCGCATCTTCACCCGGACGGGGCACCTGGGACTTGACCCCCATGCTGAGGGTGATGTGCTCAGACACCTCTGAAGCAGGATGGGAAAGCTTGAGGGCCGCCACGGTGGCCTGAATGCGCTCGGCGACCCGTCTGGCTCCCTCTGCCGTGGTTTCTGGAAGCACCACCACGAACTCCTCGCCGCCATAACGGGCCACCATGTCGCCCGGACGGTAAGCCGCCTGGAAAAGCGCCTGGGCAATGGACCTCAGGCACTGGTCCCCGGCCAGATGGCCGCAGGCATCGTTGTACTTCTTGAAGAAATCCACATCGCACATGATCAGGGCAAGGCTCTGGCCTGAACGCTGGTGCTCTTTCCACGTGCGCTGCAGGTAATCGTCGAACGCCGTGCGGTTGTACACGCGGGTGAGGCCATCCATCAAGAGGGATTTGCGAAGCTCCCGGTTGGCCTCTTCCAGCTGGCAGGTGCGCTCCTGCACCAGATGTTCGAGTTCTTCTGAGTGACGGATCAGCTCCTGGGTCCTGACCATGTGGTGGATGCTGCGGGTCACCAGGTAACGGAGCAGCTCTTCATCGCCACCCCAGTCCGGGGGTTCCACCATCATGAAGCAACCATAATGCTCGTCATTGACGTAAATCGGGTGCACCTGCCAGTTGAGGGAAGCTCCATCCCGCAAGAGCACACCTGGCAACAAATCACAGGCTTCCAGCACCTCGCCTTCCTGACCCACCCCTCCGCTGCTGAGTTGCACCT from Deinococcus roseus encodes the following:
- a CDS encoding TDT family transporter codes for the protein MQHRTVHPSFHLPLVQHFSPNLYAITMGTGILALMMGKLPWEAAFKTGELLWMLNALLFCGFSVLFGLKALLYPTETRQVLDHPTQSLFLGAVPMGLATVINGLLEYGLPLWGSRVVPFAQHLWMLDAVLALITCTLVPYRMFTRSQHPLKEMTALWLLPVVAPEVTAASAGLLIPHLSQHAWGMLCTSYVLWAFSVPLALMLLTVLVLRLTQHQLPGREMALSMFLPIGPLATAALALLQLGGAAGPVLAAQNLPSLTPVLQGIGLVGGLVLWGFACWWLVLALLTTCRYLKTGLPFNLGWWGLTFPVGVFSAATFALADVTHLTLLRHMATALVGVLVLLWMLVTLRTLQHQMQPSNT
- a CDS encoding LysR substrate-binding domain-containing protein, which translates into the protein MQVNPEHLLTFLVVAEHGSLTAAGEQLHLSQPAISSQLKQLTTVVGEPLFQRHRHGVTLTNTGQGLLEHARTVQRALQGTRTYLQDLQGLQTGNLRVAASLTIAATLLPGMLAHYHQQHPGVKLQVRQGNTREVLNFLLNSTSELALIEGPPPLLPTDVHSFVFHQDHLVLVASPQHPLAHEQVQTSDLQHLPVIWREAGSGTREVAERALQQAGLQVQTVLELAGTEAVKEAVLQNLGVAFLSERSVQREVQTGLLVQLPVPLQGLQREFRVVGGPPATQSRAVQAFLTLLQDTPS